CGGGTGCGGGACGGGCAGCCCCATCTCGAAGTAGCGAAACAGACTCGCTCCCGTCGGGATGTCCGCGAGCGTGAGCGTGTCGCCCAGCAGGTGGTCGCGTGACTCGAGCTGCGCGTCGAGCAGCCGGAAGTGGCGTTCGCACGCTCGCAGCGCCGCGGCGATCGCCGGCTGGTTGCGCTGCGCCTCGGGGGTGCGGTACCAGCCCCAGAAGATGCCCATGAAATCGGGCTGCAGGGTGGTCTCCGCCCAATCGAGCCAGCGGTCGGCATGCGAGCGCGCGGCCGGGGAGCGCGGCCACCACGACTCACCGCCATGACTCGCGGCCAGATAGCGCAGGATCGCGTGCGACTCCCAGACCGCCAGGTCGCCGTCGACCAGCACCGGAACGCGCCGGTGCGGGTTCAGCGCGCCGAACTCCGGGGTGTCGAGGCCGCCGAAGCGCCCGCCGAGCTCGCGTTGCTCGAAGTCGAGCCCCAGCTCGGCCAGCAGCCACTGCACCTTCTGCACGTTGAAGGAGCTGCGGCGGCCGAGAAGCAGCGGGCGGGACACGGCTCACCCGCCGTCGTCGAAGAACTCGACGACGCCGGTCTCGAGCGAGTACTCGGCCCCCACGACCAGGAGCTCGTCGCGCTCGATCATCTGCTCGAGCAGCTCCGAGCCGTGGCGCAGGTGACTCACCGAGATGCCCACG
This Myxococcota bacterium DNA region includes the following protein-coding sequences:
- a CDS encoding glutathione S-transferase, with product MSRPLLLGRRSSFNVQKVQWLLAELGLDFEQRELGGRFGGLDTPEFGALNPHRRVPVLVDGDLAVWESHAILRYLAASHGGESWWPRSPAARSHADRWLDWAETTLQPDFMGIFWGWYRTPEAQRNQPAIAAALRACERHFRLLDAQLESRDHLLGDTLTLADIPTGASLFRYFEMGLPVPHPPRVEAWYRRLCARPAYRAQVMLPFQELFGRLAF